The genomic interval CGCCAACTCCACGCGCTACGAGCAGGTCCGCACCCCCGCGCGGCAGCAGATCCGTGAGCTGCCCGCCTCCGCCCTGCCCGAGCACGCGCAGAAGTGGGCGGACGCCTTCGCCCCCCGACTGCGGGTGCTGACCGACGAGTTGGCCCAGCTGGAGCGGAACCGGGACTCGATCGTGGACCGGCTGCGGGGGCTCGTGGAGTCCGCCCTCGCCACGCTCAGGTCCGCCCAGCGGCTGTCCCGGCTGCCGGAGGGGCTCGGCGAGTGGTCCGGGCAGGAGTTCCTGCGGATCCGTTTCGAGGAGCCCGACCAGGCGACGCTGACCGAGCGGCTCGGCGAGGTCATCGACGAGGCGACCAGGGCCGCGGTGAAGAAGAACTCCGACCTGCGGCGGGACGGAATGTCCCTGCTGCTGCGGGGAGTCGGGGCGGCACTCCAGCCCAAGGGGGTGGCCGTGGAGATCCTCAAGCCGGACGCCGTGCTGCGGGCCGAGCGGGTGCCCGTGGGACAGATGGGTGACGTGTTCTCCGGCGGTCAGCTGCTGACCGCCGCCATCGCGCTGTACTGCACGATGGCGGCCCTGAGGTCCAACGACCGGGGCCGGGACAAGCACCGGCACGCGGGGACGCTGTTCCTGGACAACCCCATCGGCCGGGCCAACGCGACGTATCTGCTGGAGCTCCAGCGGGCCGTGTCGGACGCGCTGGGTGTCCAACTCCTGTACACCACCGGCCTGTTCGACACGACAGCACTCGCCGAGTTCCCCCTGGTCATCCGGCTGCGCAATGACGCGGACCTCAGGGCCGGCCTGAAGTACATCAGCGTGGAGGAACACCTACGCCCCGGCCTGCCGCAGCAGCCGCAGGCCGGGGAGGCGGGGCACAGCGAGATCACGGCGACCCGGATGTTCAAGCGTCCGGCGCCCGCGACTCCGTAGGCGGCGCGGGGCGGCATCCGGCGAGCGGTCGGCCGTACCCGACGGCGTGACTGCTCAAGCCTTCACGGGTGGGACAGCTGTCCCGCGCTGCCGCCCTGACGCCGTATCCGCTCCTGGGCCCGCTCCGTGACCCGCGCGTGCCGCCGGGCCTTGCGGCGCTCACGACGCAGCGCACGCGCCGTGCTGCTCGGGGTCGACACCACCCCGTGGCGCTGGTTCCACACCTGACGGGTCACCCAGACGTCCACGGCGGCCCAGGTGGCCACCACGGTGCTCGCCACACTGCTCAGCACCATCGGGAACGCCAGCCAGGACCCGGCCAGGGTGCACAGGAAGGCCACCATCGCCTGAAGCAGGGTCACCGCGATGATGAGCCCCGCCCGCACCGCGGAGGTCCGCACCGGATCCGGCAGCCGACGCCTGCGCGCGGGCTCCTCGACCCACAATGGCCGGTACGCCTCCTCCCGGGCCGCGCCGCGCCTGCGCGGCGGAGCCTGCTCCGCCGGTATGTCGGGAACCCGTGCCTCGGTGCGCCGGGGCACCGCCGGACTCACTGTCCCCACGCCGATTCCCGGCGCCTCCTGCCGTTCCGCCGTGCCCATCACCGTGTCACTCCCCACCGCCGGCAGACCCTCGTCCCGGTGTTCGTGAACCGGGCTTCCAGGGTGACTGCCCGGCTTGCGCTGCTTTACGCCGCCCAGTTGCAGATGCGGCTCCTGTGGCCGAATCCACCGCCATCTCCCGAAGAGAAAGACGAACAAGACCCCTTCAAGATTCCCCCGCGACGTCAAAGAAACGAAAAAATCCAGCCAACCGCCCACCCTGGCCGATCAGTTCCGGTCCGATCACCCCACCTGGTCGCAGGACGCAATCTCCCGCAATGGGAGGACAAGCACCCATCTCTCGAAACCACGGCAGAGTTCGGGTTCCGGACGCAACTTCGAGTTACGTGTGCGTCGGTAGTAGGCTCGCGCCGGTTTGTTGACGTACATGTGTACCCCCGGCCGGCGGGGGTCGAGCTGGGGGAGGCCATGCGCTTTCGCGGGAAGTCGATCCGCCGGAAGATCGTGGCGCTGCTTCTCGTGCCGCTGGTGTCCCTGATCGCGGTGTGGGGCTTCGCCACGGTGCTGACGGGACGTGAGGTCGCCCGGCTCTTCCAGGTGTCGACCGTCACGGAGAAGCTCGGTTATCCCATCGAGGACACCGTGCGTGTGCTCCAGCAGGAACGCCGCCAGACACTTGTCTACCTGGCCGATCCGCGCGCCTCGGACGCCCTGTCCGCGCTGCGCGGCACGAGGAGCGCCTCGGACGAAGCCATCGCCAAGTTCCGCCGGAACGCACACGATCCCGATGTCCGCGACGGCCTGGACCAGGACGACGACGAGCGCCTCACCGCCGTCCTGGACGCCTTCGACGGCATCGACTCGCTGCGCCGCAGTGTCGAGGACGGCACCGTCTCCAGGTTCCAGGCCCTCGACCAGTACAACCGCCTCGTCGACCCCGCCTACGCCCTCCTGGCCACGCTCGACGGCATCGACAACGTGGAACTGGACAAGCAGGCCCGGGCGCTGGTCAACATCACCCGTGCCCGCGAACTGCTCTCCCGCGAGGACGCCCTCCTCGGTTCCGCCCTCGTGGTGGGCAAGCTCACCCGTGACGAGATCCGCGACGTCTCCGACCTCGCCGCCCAGCGGACCCTGATGTACGACGTCAGCCTGGCAGTCCTGCCGGCCTCGGAGCGCGAGCGCTACGAGCGTTTCTGGAAGAACGCCGGCACCGCTCCGCTGCGCTCCGCCGAGCATTCCGTCATCACCGCGGAGCCCGGCACGACCGGCAGCGTCAGCGCCAAGAGCTGGGACGCCGCCGCGGGCAGTGCGCTCGACGAACTCGCCAAGCTCGACGACCAGGCGGGCGACCGCCTCCAGGACCGCGTCCGGCCGGACGCGATGGACGTCATCATCAAGGCGGCCGCCGTCGGCGTCCTCGGTCTGATCGCCCTGCTCTTCTCGCTCGTGCTGTCCGTGCGGGTCGGCCGCGGCCTCATCCGCGACCTGCGGCAACTGCGTCTGGAAGCCCATGAGGCCTCCGGCGTACGGCTGCCCAGCGTGATGCGCCGCCTGTCCGTGGGCGAACAGGTCGACATCGAGACCGAGGTCCCGCGCCTGGAGTACGACAAGAACGAGATGGGCGAGGTCGGCCAGGCGCTCAACACCCTCCAGCGCGCCGCCGTCGAAGCCGCCGTCAAACAGGCCGAGTTGCGCGCCGGCGTCTCCGAGGTCTTCGTCAACCTCGCCCGGCGCAGTCAGGTTCTGCTGCACAAGCAGCTGACCCTGCTCGACACCATGGAGCGCCGCACCGAGGACACCGACGAACTCGCCGACCTGTTCCGCCTGGACCACCTGACGACCCGTATGCGACGGCACGCCGAGGGCCTGGTGATCCTTTCCGGCGCCGCCCCCTCCCGGCAGTGGCGCAAACCCGTCCAGCTCATGGACGTCGTCCGCGCCGCCGTCGCCGAGGTCGAGGACTACGAGCGCATCGAGGTCCGCCGACTGCCCAGGGTGGCCGTGACCGGCCCGGCCGTCGCGGACCTCACGCATCTCGTGGCCGAACTCCTGGAGAACGCCACGGTGTTCTCCCCGCCGCACACCGCAGTCCAGGTCCTGGGCGAGCGCGTCGCCAACGGCTTCACCCTGGAGATCCACGACCGCGGACTCGGCATGGCCGCCGACGCGCTGCTGGACGCCAACCTCCGGCTCGCCGAGACACCGGAGTTCGAGCTGTCCGACACCGACCGGCTGGGGCTCTTCGTGGTCAGCCGGCTCGCCCAGCGGCAGAACGTCAGGGTCTCGCTGCAGCCTTCGCCGTACGGCGGCACCACGGCGGTCGTCTTCATTCCCGACGCGCTGCTGACCGACGACGTCCCCGACACCAACGGCATCGGCTTCCGCCTCGACCGGCCCCGGCCGTCGAAGGAGGCCGAACTGGAGCAGGCCCAGCGCGTCGCGCTCACCCGGGGGGCACCGCTGTCGGGCATGCCGCCCGCGATCCTGGACGGCCCGGTCGAACTGGAGGCTCCGGTCGACCTCGACACCCTGAGCGACCTGCCGGGCGTCCTCGAGTCCGAGGACAGCGAGCGCGGCGGACTGTTCCGGCCGCGCCGCTCCCTGGCCCAGGCCGACGACGAAGCCCCCGGAACCGACGGAGCGGACATCGGCGGTGGCGCGGACGCCCCGGTGTCGTTGTCCCGTCGCCGGGCTCCCAAGCTGGTCAGCTCCCACGGACGCCCGGTCACCGGCGAGCGGACGGGACGCGAGGAGGCGGACCAGCCCCCGGCCATCGGTCCGGGTCCGTCCCGGTCACAGACCGCCCCCGCGACGGGGCCCGCGCGCTCCGAACCTCCGACCCTGCCGAGCCGTCGCCGTGCCGCGGCCCTGCGCCGGAGCACCGGCGTGGCCGACCGTCTCGACGAGCCGACGGAGACACCGGCCCCCTCGACCTCCCCGGTCCGTGGGCCCGGAGGCGGACCCGCAGCCCCTGGCCTGCCCCGACGCACCCGGCGTACCGACATCGCGTCGAGCGGCCCGGTCGCGGAGGACTCGGCCACCGGCGGGCGCGGTTCGGATACGTCCGCCCTCGGCGCCGTGGGCCCGACCGCGGATGCCACCGGCAGGGGCGGCGCGACCGACTCCGCGCCCGGCGGCGTCGTACGGCCGGGCTGGGGCGAGTCCGCCGGCGGTGTCCCCGGAGCGTCCGGCTCCGGCAGGCCGCCTCTCGGCGCCGCGCGCGGGCCCGACGAGGCCGGCTCCGGCACCGCTCCGCTGCCCCGCCGGGTACGACAGGCCAACCTGGCCCCGCAGCTCAAGCAGGCCCCGGAGCGGCGCCCCCGGAACCAGGCGGAGCCCGCGGAGCGGGACGCCGACGAGGTACGCAGCCGCATGGCCTCGCTCCAACGGGGCTGGCAGCGTGGCCGTGAGGAGAACGCCGAGAGCGACGACACGTCCGGCGGCACAGCACCACAACGAACGACTAAGGGGGACGGTCGATGACCGCACCGAAGGCGACCGACAAGTCCGGCGAGCTCAACTGGCTCCTCGACGACCTGGTGGAGCGCGTCGCGAGCATCCGCAAGGCCCTGGTGCTCTCCAGCGACGGCCTCCCGACCGGCGTGTCCAAGGACCTGACCCGCGAGGACAGCGAGCACCTCGCCGCCGTGGCGTCCGGGTTCCACAGCCTGGCCAAGGGCGTGGGCCGGCACTTCGAGGCGGGCAACGTCCGCCAGACCGTCGTGGAACTGGACGAAGCCTTCCTGTTCGTGACGGCCGCGGGTGACGGCAGCTGCCTCGCCGTCCTCTCGGACGCCGACTCGGACGTGGGTCTCGTCGCGTACGAGATGACGCTCCTGGTGAAGCGGGTCGGTGTGCATCTCAGTGCCGCTCCGCGCACCGATCTGCCTCAGGGCGGGTAGTGAGATGACATGAGCACTGACGGTCAGGGAAGAAGCCACTGGTTCGACGACGAGGCCGGACCGGTGGTTCGTCCGTACGCCATGACGCGTGGTCGCACCACGAGCGCCGGCCAGCACCGCCTCGACCTGATCGCGGTCGTCGTGGCCGAATCCCACACGGACGATCCGGAAGGGGACCACTCGCTGTCCCCCGAGCACGTGGACATCGTCGACCTGTGCCGGGACACCCCCCAGTCGGTCGCCGAGCTGTCCTCCGAACTCGACCTGCCCATCGGGGTCGTACGGGTCCTCGTGGGCGACCTCGTCGCCTCGGAGTGGGTCCATGTGAACCGGCCGGTGCCGCCCGCCGAACTGCCGGACGAGAGCATCCTGCGCGACGTGATCAACGGCCTGCGGGCACTGTGACGGGCCGTCGCGCGCGCCCGCCCTCGCAGAACGCCGAGAGCGGGCCGCGCGTCCGCGCCGGGAGGCCCTGCCGGTCCGCGGCGGACACCAGGAACCCCCCTGCCGATATGATCTGACTGATCGTCGACGACCATCCGCAGGCGGCCGGCCAGCGGCCCGCGGACACGGTTGCGAGCAGTGCGATCGGG from Streptomyces sp. CC0208 carries:
- a CDS encoding nitrate- and nitrite sensing domain-containing protein — translated: MRFRGKSIRRKIVALLLVPLVSLIAVWGFATVLTGREVARLFQVSTVTEKLGYPIEDTVRVLQQERRQTLVYLADPRASDALSALRGTRSASDEAIAKFRRNAHDPDVRDGLDQDDDERLTAVLDAFDGIDSLRRSVEDGTVSRFQALDQYNRLVDPAYALLATLDGIDNVELDKQARALVNITRARELLSREDALLGSALVVGKLTRDEIRDVSDLAAQRTLMYDVSLAVLPASERERYERFWKNAGTAPLRSAEHSVITAEPGTTGSVSAKSWDAAAGSALDELAKLDDQAGDRLQDRVRPDAMDVIIKAAAVGVLGLIALLFSLVLSVRVGRGLIRDLRQLRLEAHEASGVRLPSVMRRLSVGEQVDIETEVPRLEYDKNEMGEVGQALNTLQRAAVEAAVKQAELRAGVSEVFVNLARRSQVLLHKQLTLLDTMERRTEDTDELADLFRLDHLTTRMRRHAEGLVILSGAAPSRQWRKPVQLMDVVRAAVAEVEDYERIEVRRLPRVAVTGPAVADLTHLVAELLENATVFSPPHTAVQVLGERVANGFTLEIHDRGLGMAADALLDANLRLAETPEFELSDTDRLGLFVVSRLAQRQNVRVSLQPSPYGGTTAVVFIPDALLTDDVPDTNGIGFRLDRPRPSKEAELEQAQRVALTRGAPLSGMPPAILDGPVELEAPVDLDTLSDLPGVLESEDSERGGLFRPRRSLAQADDEAPGTDGADIGGGADAPVSLSRRRAPKLVSSHGRPVTGERTGREEADQPPAIGPGPSRSQTAPATGPARSEPPTLPSRRRAAALRRSTGVADRLDEPTETPAPSTSPVRGPGGGPAAPGLPRRTRRTDIASSGPVAEDSATGGRGSDTSALGAVGPTADATGRGGATDSAPGGVVRPGWGESAGGVPGASGSGRPPLGAARGPDEAGSGTAPLPRRVRQANLAPQLKQAPERRPRNQAEPAERDADEVRSRMASLQRGWQRGREENAESDDTSGGTAPQRTTKGDGR
- a CDS encoding roadblock/LC7 domain-containing protein — its product is MTAPKATDKSGELNWLLDDLVERVASIRKALVLSSDGLPTGVSKDLTREDSEHLAAVASGFHSLAKGVGRHFEAGNVRQTVVELDEAFLFVTAAGDGSCLAVLSDADSDVGLVAYEMTLLVKRVGVHLSAAPRTDLPQGG
- a CDS encoding DUF742 domain-containing protein, whose translation is MSTDGQGRSHWFDDEAGPVVRPYAMTRGRTTSAGQHRLDLIAVVVAESHTDDPEGDHSLSPEHVDIVDLCRDTPQSVAELSSELDLPIGVVRVLVGDLVASEWVHVNRPVPPAELPDESILRDVINGLRAL